The following coding sequences are from one Panicum hallii strain FIL2 chromosome 5, PHallii_v3.1, whole genome shotgun sequence window:
- the LOC112894185 gene encoding receptor-like cytoplasmic kinase 185, with amino-acid sequence MSCFVCFRSAQDGEAKKPAAADAKDARKDGPPDRGMARVGSDKSRSQGGSDSKKDIIIHRDGNSQNIAAQTFTFRELAAATKNFRQDCLLGEGGFGRVYKGRLENGQAVAVKQLDRNGLQGNREFLVEVLMLSLLHHTNLVNLIGYCADGDQRLLVYEFMPLGSLEDHLHDLPPDKEALDWNTRMKIAAGAAKGLEYLHDKASPPVIYRDFKSSNILLGEGFHPKLSDFGLAKLGPVGDKTHVSTRVMGTYGYCAPEYAMTGQLTVKSDVYSFGVVFLELITGRKAIDNTRPQGEQNLVAWARPLFKDRRKFPKMADPMLQGRFPMRGLYQALAVAAMCLQEQATTRPHIGDVVTALSYLASQAYDPNAPVQHSRSNSSTPRARNPAGWNDDQRSMRSPNRHSPDLRRREAARASKYGAEVSRTSSTGDSGRRSGLDDMDMTGSQVGSPAQTGRRRETPRAADRQRAIAEAKMWGEYSRERSNGHGSFDSTNE; translated from the exons ATGAGCTGCTTCGTGTGCTTCAGATCGGCCCAGGATGGGGAGGCCAagaagcccgccgccgccgacgccaagGACGCGCGCAAGGACGGGCCGCCGGATCGCGGGATGGCCAGGGTCGGATCAG ATAAATCTAGATCACAGGGTGGATCAGACTCTAAGAAGGACATAATTATCCATAGAGATGGGAACAGTCAAAATATTGCAGCGCAGACTTTCACTTTTCGTGAACTTGCTGCTGCCACGAAGAACTTCAGGCAAGATTGCTTATTAGGGGAGGGAGGTTTTGGCCGTGTATATAAAGGACGTTTGGAGAATGGGCAG GCTGTTGCTGTGAAGCAACTTGATCGTAATGGTCTCCAAGGAAATAGGGAATTTCTGGTTGAGGTTCTCATGCTCAGTCTCTTACATCACACTAACCTGGTCAATCTAATTGGCTACTGTGCTGACGGTGACCAACGCCTTCTTGTTTATGAGTTTATGCCATTGGGGTCGCTAGAAGATCATCTGCATG ATCTGCCACCAGATAAAGAAGCTCTTGATTGGAACACACGGATGAAGATAGCCGCAGGTGCTGCTAAGGGCTTAGAGTACCTTCACGACAAGGCAAGCCCTCCTGTTATTTACAGGGATTTCAAGTCGTCAAACATTCTTCTTGGAGAAGGATTTCACCCGAAGCTATCGGACTTTGGCCTTGCAAAACTTGGTCCAGTTGGTGACAAGACACATGTTTCAACACGTGTGATGGGTACATATGGCTACTGTGCCCCAGAATATGCAATGACTGGGCAGCTCACAGTCAAGTCCGATGTTTATAGCTTTGGTGTTGTGTTCCTTGAACTGATCACAGGGCGCAAAGCAATTGACAACACCAGGCCCCAGGGGGAGCAAAACCTAGTGGCATGG GCTCGTCCACTGTTTAAGGACCGCAGGAAGTTTCCTAAAATGGCTGATCCGATGCTTCAGGGCCGCTTCCCCATGAGGGGTCTATATCAGGCATTAGCTGTTGCTGCCATGTGTTTGCAAGAGCAAGCTACCACACGCCCTCATATCGGGGACGTCGTCACTGCCCTCTCATATCTTGCTTCTCAGGCATATGACCCAAATGCCCCTGTTCAACATAGTCGGAGCAATTCATCTACCCCCAGGGCCAGAAATCCTGCTGGGTGGAACGATGACCAACGCAGCATGCGCTCCCCAAACCGCCACTCTCCAGACCTGCGGAGGAGAGAAGCTGCCAGGGCATCGAAGTATGGAGCAGAGGTTAGCAGGACTAGCTCTACTGGTGATTCCGGTCGGCGATCAGGATTGGATGACATGGACATGACAGGGTCGCAAGTGGGTAGTCCAGCTCAAACTGGAAGGAGAAGAGAAACTCCTAGGGCCGCTGACAGGCAGCGTGCTATCGCGGAGGCCAAAATGTGGGGGGAATACTCAAGAGAGCGATCAAATGGTCATGGCAGCTTTGACAGCACAAACGAGTAA
- the LOC112895455 gene encoding putative glutaredoxin-C2 yields the protein MADGGVARLASQRAVVIFGTSNCCMCHAVKTLFSDLGASWAVCELDKDPRGKDIEKALARMVGRSPPVPAVFIGGKLVGPTDQVMSLHLGGKLVPLLREAGALWL from the coding sequence atggcggacggcggcgTGGCGAGGCTGGCGTCGCAGCGCGCGGTGGTGATCTTCGGGACGAGCAACTGCTGCATGTGCCACGCCGTGAAGACGCTCTTCTCCGACCTGGGCGCGAGCTGGGCGGTGTGCGAGCTGGACAAGGACCCCAGGGGCAAGGACATCGAGAAGGCGCTGGCGCGCATGGTGGGCCGCAGCCCGCCCGTGCCGGCGGTATTCATCGGCGGCAAGCTGGTCGGCCCCACCGACCAGGTCATGTCGCTGCACCTCGGCGGCAAGCTGGTGCCGCTGCTGCGCGAGGCCGGCGCCCTGTGGCTGTGA